A region from the Mycolicibacterium phlei genome encodes:
- a CDS encoding condensation domain-containing protein: MRIGKITIGALDEWSLKPGNVTSWHPTPASMEKARQAPVSTVPVSYMQRQHLKNYCERTAAGLNFSRQIIAGCEVKGECDIAAMDHAVNNYLRRHDTFRSWFEHAGDGKFVRHALTDPDDIEFVPVDHGHMTVEQIREHVISIPSPLEWGCFTFGIIQNDGHFTFFAAMDHVHGDATLIGTTMLEANGMYSALSSGGEALALPEAGSFDEFCIAERERTADLTVDTPEVRAWIDFAEANGGGFPEFPLPLGNPNEAVRSDMTTEVLLDVAQTERFEEACSAAGARFVGGLFACLAQVEHELTGALTYYGLTPRDSRSATDNFMTQGWFTGLIPITVPIGGMSFTDAAWSAQTAFDSNLKMAKVPYYRVLELAPQLRWPRPNFPVSNFFHAGAAPLNAVLAAADMGLADNIGIYPDGRFSYQLTIYIFRYGEGTVMAIMHPDNPVARKSVTRYMTTMKSVAAAVADTGNWGRVA; the protein is encoded by the coding sequence TTGCGGATCGGCAAGATCACGATTGGGGCGCTCGACGAGTGGTCGCTTAAACCGGGCAACGTCACCTCCTGGCATCCGACGCCCGCGTCGATGGAGAAGGCGCGCCAGGCCCCCGTCAGCACGGTGCCGGTCAGCTACATGCAGCGTCAGCACCTCAAGAACTACTGTGAGCGCACCGCGGCGGGGCTGAACTTCTCCCGCCAGATCATCGCGGGCTGCGAGGTCAAGGGCGAGTGCGACATCGCCGCGATGGACCACGCCGTCAACAACTACCTGCGCCGCCACGACACGTTCCGCAGCTGGTTCGAGCACGCAGGCGACGGCAAGTTCGTCCGGCACGCGCTGACCGACCCGGACGACATCGAGTTCGTGCCCGTCGACCACGGCCACATGACCGTCGAGCAGATCCGCGAGCACGTCATCTCCATCCCGAGCCCGCTGGAGTGGGGCTGCTTCACGTTCGGGATCATCCAGAACGACGGGCACTTCACGTTCTTCGCCGCGATGGACCACGTGCACGGCGACGCGACGCTGATCGGCACCACGATGCTGGAGGCCAACGGCATGTACTCGGCGCTCAGCAGCGGCGGTGAGGCGCTGGCGCTGCCCGAGGCGGGCAGCTTCGACGAGTTCTGCATCGCCGAGCGGGAGCGCACCGCGGACCTGACCGTCGACACCCCCGAGGTGCGCGCGTGGATCGACTTCGCCGAGGCCAACGGCGGCGGGTTCCCCGAGTTCCCGCTGCCGCTGGGCAACCCGAACGAGGCGGTCCGCAGCGACATGACCACCGAGGTGCTGCTGGACGTCGCGCAGACCGAACGGTTCGAGGAGGCCTGCTCGGCGGCGGGCGCCCGCTTCGTCGGCGGTCTGTTCGCCTGCCTGGCGCAGGTCGAGCACGAGCTCACCGGGGCGCTGACCTACTACGGGCTGACCCCGCGCGACTCCCGCTCGGCCACCGACAACTTCATGACCCAGGGCTGGTTCACCGGGCTGATCCCGATCACCGTGCCCATCGGCGGTATGTCGTTCACCGACGCCGCGTGGTCGGCGCAGACCGCGTTCGACTCCAACCTGAAGATGGCCAAGGTGCCGTACTACCGGGTGCTGGAGCTGGCGCCGCAGCTGCGCTGGCCGCGGCCGAACTTCCCGGTGTCGAACTTCTTCCACGCCGGCGCCGCGCCGCTGAACGCGGTGCTCGCCGCCGCCGACATGGGGCTGGCCGACAACATCGGCATCTATCCCGACGGCCGGTTCTCCTACCAGCTGACGATCTACATCTTCCGGTACGGCGAGGGCACCGTCATGGCGATCATGCACCCGGACAATCCGGTCGCCCGCAAGTCGGTCACCCGGTACATGACCACGATGAAGTCGGTGGCCGCCGCGGTCGCCGACACCGGCAACTGGGGGCGGGTCGCATAG